The following proteins are encoded in a genomic region of Musa acuminata AAA Group cultivar baxijiao chromosome BXJ2-11, Cavendish_Baxijiao_AAA, whole genome shotgun sequence:
- the LOC135627104 gene encoding uncharacterized protein LOC135627104, with amino-acid sequence MAERKGKPVKAEAAEEYDEDDVPLSVVSKAKAAKKEDPGNGEDDEDEDEEDNLPLSLSKSKFKKSKSPSSKVKKEEEDGYQDQNVKKREEGKSSGKPSKTKKREADDSEDEDFKDKKKQMKKKKKRIGEEKVIGKKGKASVAAVAAGKVKREKKVYDLPGQRHDPPEERDPLRIFYETLYDQVPESEMAAFWMMEWGLLPLNEAKKVHEKKLKKAQQQKLSSPVKVASVKKTSIATVKKVPKTISKTVTKIPKKQKASDSEADDDDDDFIMPKKINKQKVSS; translated from the exons ATGGCGGAGAGAAAGGGGAAGCCCGTGAAGGCGGAAGCGGCTGAGGAATACGACGAAGACGACGTTCCCCTCTCCGTCGTCTCCAAGGCGAAAGCCGCGAAGAAAGAAGATCCGGGCAATGGCGAAgacgacgaggacgaggacgaggaagACAACCTGCCCCTCTCCCTCTCCAAATCCAAGTTCAAGAAATCCAAAAGCCCCTCTTCTAAggtcaaaaaagaagaagaggacggATACCAGGATCAAAAT GtcaagaagagggaagaggggaagagcagTGGGAAGCCCTCCAAAACAAAGAAAAGAGAAGCGGATGATTCAGAAGATGAGGATTTCAAG GACAAGAAGAaacagatgaagaagaagaagaagaggattggGGAGGAGAAGGTGATCGGGAAGAAGGGTAAGGCTTCcgttgctgctgttgctgccggGAAGGTAAAGAGGGAGAAAAAGGTTTATGATTTGCCGGGGCAGAGACACGACCCACCGGAGGAA AGAGATCCATTGAGGATTTTCTATGAGACGCTCTACGATCAGGTTCCAGAGAGCGAAATGGCTGCATTCTG GATGATGGAATGGGGTTTGCTTCCATTAAATGAAGCTAAGAAGGTCCATGAGAAGAAGCTAAAGAAGGCCCAGCAACAGAAGCTCAGCTCGCCGGTGAAGGTAGCTTCTGTCAAGAAAACATCGATCGCCACAGTTAAGAAAGTTCCAAAAACAATCTCCAAAACTGTGACTAAGATCCCTAAGAAGCAGAAGGCTAGTGATTCAGAAgcagacgacgacgatgacgattTCATTATGCCAAAAAAGATTAACAAACAGAAGGTTTCCAGCTGA